In Fluviicola taffensis DSM 16823, the following are encoded in one genomic region:
- the dnaX gene encoding DNA polymerase III subunit gamma/tau — translation MSDFVVSARKYRPQTFDTVVGQKAITNTLKNAIKNQHLAQAFLFCGSRGVGKTTTARILAKTINCFNRTEATEACDQCESCKSFNEGASLNVYELDAASNNSVDDIRGLIEQVRIAPQLGTHKVYIIDEVHMLSASAFNAFLKTLEEPPAHAIFILATTEKHKILPTILSRCQIFDFQRIKVKDIADHLAHVATQEAISADPDALHLIAQKADGALRDALSIFDQIVSFCGTTITHKAVLENLNILDHDYYFKIVENALNEDIPASLLLFNDVMEKGFDGHNFLVGLAEHFRNLLICKDPRTANLLEVGEATEKLFVDQSKKLDGGIALRCLGVLSKADVDYKSAKNQRLLVELTLMQICSVKSELEKKNP, via the coding sequence ATGTCGGATTTTGTTGTTTCTGCCCGAAAATACAGACCCCAAACCTTTGATACGGTTGTTGGGCAAAAGGCAATTACTAACACTTTAAAAAACGCAATTAAGAATCAGCACTTAGCTCAAGCATTCTTATTTTGTGGTTCTAGAGGAGTTGGTAAAACGACAACTGCCCGTATTTTAGCAAAAACAATCAATTGTTTTAACAGAACAGAAGCTACAGAGGCTTGCGATCAGTGTGAAAGCTGTAAATCTTTCAATGAAGGTGCTTCCTTAAATGTTTACGAATTAGATGCTGCATCCAATAACTCCGTAGATGATATCCGTGGATTGATTGAACAAGTGAGAATTGCCCCTCAATTGGGAACTCACAAGGTGTATATTATTGATGAGGTTCACATGCTCTCAGCTTCGGCTTTCAATGCTTTTTTGAAGACATTGGAAGAACCACCAGCTCACGCAATTTTCATTTTAGCAACGACCGAAAAACATAAAATTTTACCGACTATTTTATCTCGTTGTCAAATTTTTGATTTCCAACGAATTAAAGTAAAAGATATTGCAGATCATTTGGCACATGTTGCCACTCAAGAAGCTATTTCAGCAGATCCAGATGCACTTCATTTGATTGCTCAAAAAGCAGATGGGGCTTTGCGTGACGCGCTTTCCATTTTTGACCAAATTGTTAGTTTTTGCGGAACAACAATCACGCACAAAGCGGTTCTCGAAAACTTAAATATTCTCGATCACGATTACTACTTCAAAATCGTTGAAAATGCATTAAATGAAGATATTCCAGCCTCCTTGTTGCTTTTCAATGATGTGATGGAAAAAGGATTTGATGGTCATAATTTCTTAGTTGGATTAGCTGAACATTTCAGAAACTTATTGATTTGTAAAGATCCTAGAACGGCAAACTTATTGGAAGTTGGAGAAGCCACAGAGAAACTATTTGTTGATCAGTCTAAAAAATTAGACGGCGGAATTGCTTTAAGATGCTTAGGGGTTTTAAGTAAAGCAGACGTAGATTACAAATCAGCAAAGAATCAGCGACTCTTAGTTGAATTAACCTTGATGCAAATTTGTTCAGTGAAATCTGAGCTTGAAAAAAAAAATCCCTAA
- a CDS encoding alpha/beta hydrolase produces the protein MNSVESVIEIPSSLRYRTTQSNGSVKHLVYLLHGYGQLVEYFSKKIENIDLENTLLIFPEGRHRFYLKGTSGRVGASWMTKEWREEDIRLNILGLDLLHEEILKMCTPEKVTVLGFSQGGATAARWVSQGKIRCNHFISWASVYPDDLRLNNNENLASKETFVVGTNDLYFPEDELKKLISQYESKGIQIVRFEGEHDIQLETLKTLL, from the coding sequence ATGAATTCAGTAGAAAGTGTCATTGAGATTCCCTCTTCTTTGAGGTATCGTACCACACAATCCAATGGAAGCGTGAAACACTTGGTATACTTACTTCATGGTTATGGTCAATTGGTTGAATACTTCAGTAAAAAAATAGAAAATATCGATTTGGAGAATACCCTATTGATTTTCCCTGAAGGTCGGCACCGTTTTTACTTAAAAGGCACCTCTGGAAGAGTTGGCGCATCGTGGATGACAAAAGAATGGAGGGAAGAAGATATTCGCTTGAATATACTTGGTTTGGATCTATTGCACGAGGAAATTTTAAAAATGTGTACTCCAGAAAAAGTAACTGTTCTTGGGTTTTCTCAAGGTGGGGCAACCGCAGCACGTTGGGTTTCTCAAGGCAAAATAAGATGTAATCATTTTATTTCATGGGCAAGTGTTTATCCAGATGATTTAAGGCTCAATAATAATGAAAACTTGGCTTCTAAAGAAACGTTTGTAGTTGGAACAAATGATTTGTATTTCCCTGAAGATGAACTAAAAAAATTGATCTCTCAATATGAATCTAAAGGAATTCAAATTGTACGATTTGAAGGCGAACATGATATTCAACTAGAAACTCTTAAAACACTTTTATGA
- a CDS encoding GNAT family N-acetyltransferase, with protein MKINQKVFDQFPVIQTERLLLRQIQLEDTVKIMEMRQNNRVNQFIARTSISGLEAAEELVKKTVDAFESKVGIGWAGILRNSSDIIGTCGFNRIDYLNNRAEIGGELSTEYWGKNIALEAVQAIVTFGFDQMNLHAIEALVSPENRGAIFLLEYLGFEKEAHFKDRIYFNEVYSDMVVYTLFKS; from the coding sequence ATGAAAATCAATCAAAAAGTATTCGATCAATTTCCAGTCATTCAGACTGAAAGATTGCTATTGAGACAGATTCAACTGGAAGATACCGTTAAAATCATGGAAATGCGTCAGAATAACCGCGTGAATCAATTTATTGCTAGAACGAGTATTTCAGGTTTAGAAGCCGCTGAGGAATTGGTAAAAAAAACGGTGGATGCTTTTGAATCCAAAGTAGGAATTGGTTGGGCTGGGATCTTAAGAAATAGCTCAGATATTATTGGGACATGTGGATTCAATAGAATTGATTACTTAAACAATCGCGCTGAAATTGGTGGAGAACTTTCTACCGAATACTGGGGGAAAAATATTGCTTTGGAAGCGGTTCAGGCAATCGTAACTTTTGGATTTGACCAAATGAATCTACATGCCATTGAGGCACTTGTTTCTCCCGAGAATAGAGGAGCCATATTTTTGTTGGAATATCTAGGCTTTGAAAAAGAAGCGCATTTTAAAGATCGGATTTATTTCAACGAAGTTTATTCCGATATGGTTGTTTATACGCTTTTCAAATCTTAA
- a CDS encoding FKBP-type peptidyl-prolyl cis-trans isomerase has product MKKIIIATLLIAITVACGDKKNAEEVLPLNSEKQKISYLMGADNANQLLQDPNFAKYNKEEILKGFEVGLNDEKSFDQACQKTIQDLLGPSQQEFNEKYVKEASLCIGKFLGGMFKTSWQQAKSFNEFEKEYLVYGFKLGLNKSDTLIKADLKQPMLKSFMDKINARVMAEVTKKEKAYFSKVKAMANIKELTNGLYMETIQAGNGGNPTSSSDVKAHYVLLNTNGDTLQSSLSRGPQVFNLNGVIPGWTVGIPFMKKGGKYKLYVPQAMAYGKDSPDPNTIPPFSTLVFYIELIDMGPAGTVK; this is encoded by the coding sequence ATGAAAAAAATAATCATAGCTACCTTACTGATAGCAATTACAGTTGCTTGTGGAGACAAGAAAAATGCAGAAGAGGTATTGCCATTGAACTCGGAAAAACAAAAAATTTCCTATTTAATGGGTGCAGATAATGCAAATCAATTGCTCCAAGATCCAAATTTCGCAAAATACAATAAAGAAGAGATTTTGAAAGGTTTTGAAGTTGGATTGAATGATGAGAAATCGTTTGATCAAGCCTGTCAAAAAACGATTCAAGATTTATTAGGACCATCGCAACAAGAGTTTAATGAGAAATATGTGAAAGAGGCTTCTTTATGTATTGGTAAATTTTTGGGTGGAATGTTTAAAACGAGTTGGCAGCAAGCTAAATCATTTAATGAGTTCGAAAAAGAATACTTGGTTTACGGATTCAAATTAGGACTGAATAAAAGCGACACTTTAATTAAAGCTGATTTGAAACAACCGATGTTGAAATCCTTCATGGATAAAATCAACGCTCGTGTAATGGCTGAAGTAACGAAGAAAGAAAAGGCATACTTTTCAAAAGTGAAAGCTATGGCTAACATCAAAGAATTGACTAATGGTCTTTACATGGAAACAATTCAAGCTGGAAACGGAGGTAATCCAACGTCTTCTAGTGATGTAAAAGCGCATTATGTATTGTTAAATACAAACGGAGATACACTTCAATCTTCTTTATCAAGAGGACCTCAAGTATTTAACTTGAATGGAGTAATCCCTGGTTGGACAGTTGGTATTCCATTCATGAAAAAAGGAGGGAAGTACAAATTGTATGTTCCACAAGCAATGGCTTATGGAAAAGATTCACCAGATCCAAATACAATTCCACCGTTCTCCACTTTGGTATTCTATATCGAGTTGATTGATATGGGGCCAGCAGGAACCGTGAAATAA
- a CDS encoding FKBP-type peptidyl-prolyl cis-trans isomerase — translation MSQDIQAVSYCIGLSVADSLLQQDLGGIDPTALAEAISDVFQGKTMKYSPEQANEIIQSYVQEITTSKFEVYKVEGTEFLTENAKKEGVTTTDSGLQYEVIELGTGAKPLSTDTVNVHYHGTLIDGTVFDSSVTRGIPATFGVHQVIKGWTEALQLMPVGSKYRLYIPEDLAYGAHPHPGGAIKPFMTLIFDVELLGIENN, via the coding sequence ATGTCACAAGATATTCAAGCGGTTAGCTACTGTATCGGTTTAAGCGTAGCTGATAGCCTTTTACAACAAGATTTAGGTGGAATTGATCCAACTGCATTGGCAGAGGCTATTTCAGATGTTTTTCAAGGGAAAACAATGAAGTATTCACCAGAACAAGCAAACGAAATCATTCAAAGTTATGTTCAGGAAATTACAACTTCTAAATTTGAAGTGTATAAAGTAGAGGGAACTGAATTTCTTACTGAAAACGCGAAAAAAGAGGGAGTCACTACAACTGATTCAGGTTTGCAATACGAAGTAATTGAATTGGGAACAGGAGCAAAACCGTTAAGCACGGATACCGTGAATGTTCATTATCATGGAACCTTGATTGACGGAACTGTTTTTGATAGCTCAGTTACAAGAGGAATTCCAGCAACTTTTGGAGTCCATCAAGTGATTAAAGGTTGGACAGAAGCATTACAATTGATGCCTGTTGGATCTAAATATCGTTTGTACATCCCTGAAGATTTAGCTTATGGAGCGCACCCTCATCCAGGTGGAGCAATCAAGCCTTTCATGACCTTAATCTTTGATGTTGAATTACTAGGAATCGAAAACAATTAA
- a CDS encoding GNAT family N-acetyltransferase: MKIEIIDYSDELKEFIRILNYEWLEEYFHVEEGDRLSLCNPQETIIDKGGFIFYVKYGEEIVGTVSLLKKSNYVFELGKMAVSKKAQGLGLGKILMEHCLKVATEKRIEKLILYSNTLLEPAIHLYRTYGFVEIELEQGVYERGNIKMEKNLI; this comes from the coding sequence ATGAAGATAGAAATCATAGATTATTCGGATGAACTGAAGGAATTTATCCGAATTCTCAATTATGAGTGGCTAGAGGAATATTTCCATGTAGAAGAAGGAGACCGCCTTTCACTTTGCAACCCCCAGGAAACCATTATAGATAAAGGAGGATTCATTTTTTATGTAAAATATGGCGAAGAAATAGTTGGAACAGTATCACTTCTTAAAAAGTCCAATTATGTATTTGAATTGGGTAAAATGGCTGTTTCTAAGAAGGCACAAGGATTAGGACTTGGAAAAATATTGATGGAACATTGTCTGAAAGTTGCAACAGAAAAGCGAATCGAAAAACTCATTCTTTACTCAAACACGCTTCTTGAGCCAGCAATTCACCTGTATCGGACATACGGATTTGTAGAAATTGAATTGGAACAAGGTGTTTATGAAAGAGGAAACATCAAGATGGAGAAAAATCTTATCTAA